The region CCCTGCAACGCCCCAAACCCGCCACcaacagcgccacctgctgcaCCAACTGTCCCGCCAAAAACACCACCGATTGCACCACCTGTGGCAAAACCCATCGtgacccataatgcattgcTCACTGAACCACGAAGTGAACTTGAAGCTGTGGTGCAGACAGCACCGCCGACGCTTCCGGTAAACACTCCCCCAGCCACACCCCCGAACACGCTCCCAGCGAAGCCGACAGTCGCACCGACTGCGCTGATTTCTCCACAAAGTTTCTGGCAGGTTGTCGCAGCAACTGCCCCCAaagcaccccccaccccaccggCGATTCCGCCAGAAACCGCCCCGAGAACACCGCCGAACACGCCGCGAATCGTTTTGTTTCCAGGAACCAGCTCCTGTGTTTCACGCACTCGAGCGACCGTCTGCGTGAAGCTCTGCGAACATCTTTGAAGACGATCCTCATGTCGATCGTAGAGTTTTACGAAAGACGCCAAACTCGCTACGAGCTCGTCCTCCGGGTCGGCGCAGCTCGTAAATGGTCTGAAGTCCACAGAGCCGTCATCGAACTCAAACACGTCGGCCATGTTTCCTCACGATGATCCTGAACCATGAAAACTGGTTTAAGGTCaaagatgaatgaaataaatcctCAGTTTCGTGATGAAGGTTTCTGTGAACGAAAAACAGAAGATTTAAAAACCTGCCTGGGACCAAAGTAAAATATTAGGTAGAatcaataaaactataaaacaataaatgaactcCTGATAAGAAGTTTACCGTCATcgtcactttaacactgaagATTTACAGAGGCTGAAGTGTGACAACAGGAAATGATTCGTTGTATTTGAAATATGAGTTAATAAATATTATGAACTGTATATTTAGTAAAGTAAAATATCCAGGACTTAGTTAAATATTAATTAGACATTGCAAAAGGCTTTATTTCATCTCACAAttcctctgtctttgtttgtaatatatataataatcacattcatttaaaaacgtTTAACTATATTTAAACAGCAAAATACTAACTTTGTAAGTtcataactaaataaatgtaatatgtTGTAAACTTTAATAATTATTCTGGTGGGCACCGTCCAGCCTCCATACTTTTGGTCCTGGGTGTTAATGTTTACGTTTTCAGCTTCttcagtttttccagtttgGTTTCTCGGTGATCCGGTTCATGACTCAGCAGCTGAGACATGATCCGGTTCATGACTCAGCAGCTGAGACATgatcctgctgctgttctgccTGAACAAGTTTCACACATCGTGCACGACTTTAAATTCTGTCTGAAACAAGCTGCAAGTcaaagtaaatattttcttgTAGCACAGAGTGAAGGAGTTCTAACTCTGATTGTTGTCAGCGCAGCGTGTTTGAGTTCTACTGTACTCACAgtctgtttcagtttgaatgaaGGTCTCTGAAGTTCTGTCGAGGTGTCGTTCACACAgtgtcagaggaggagcaggaagtggaggagcagcagggcaGGACCGCCTCACTTCCTGAAGCTTCCGGGGGAAAAACCCGGCGcagtgttaaagtgaaaaactaATAATATTTGATTAATGACAGAGGAAACAAGCTGTAAAGAGAAATTCAGACCCTTCAATGAAATGCACAATAATAtcagactgaaataaaaaaaggatgaaacttAAAGGTGCCGTATGTTCATTGGTGAACGAGGTTATATAACATTAAACACAGGTTATATAACATTAAACACAGGTTATAGATTCTCTAAGCAGAACTTCTCCTTCAGGGCGGAAACAGTGATGGAATCAAACTgtgaacaaagatggacgatgcgtctTGAGCAGGGCCGTGGATAACTGAGAAGAACCTTGTgagtaaaataattaaatgaattaaactaAACAGCTGCTAATCTTAACGTTAGCCATGTAGCGATAGCAAAAACCTACGTAAGGCCACTTTGAGAGAAGTGGAAGAAAATGCTTTGAGACTCGACGTCAGCCCGAGGGCTCCTCCTGGCTGCAGAGCAGGGCAGAGCGTGAAGGGCACTGCGGAGTCTGTGAATAATAAGTCTCTCACGCTGATGAAGCACCTTCAGCCTCCATCTTTAATCCCCGGAGGTAAACACAGCAGCGCTCTAACGCTCGTTAATGTCCATTTTCACACAGTCTCAGTTTATCACACAGCTGCTGGTGTCGGCTCGTTCCAGCGACTCCAGCTGATCTGTGAGAACATGATTTCATCATCGTACGAAGATTTAAACTTGAGTTTCAAAGAAGAGAATTGAGGATTTAAGATTCTGTCATCAGTGAATTGTGATAATGACCATTTGCATTGTTTGTAAAAACCCTCTCTGCATATTTAACTGTGGAGAATTACTGGATAGATAAATTAAATATGTCCGCAAAATGCAGAACAAACAGAATTTGTCAAATTCTTTAATTAACATAGAAACACTTCTAAATTAAGATTTCGGGGCCGTGTcctttgcattttaaaataacgATCGTTAAGAACGTCCCTGACAGTGAACAGGTGGTTTATATACAGCATGAATATAAAGTAGTACCTGTGCATCGTCTTATTATAACAGTTGATCAAACATCGAACCTGCAGTCATGAGCTAAGATCAGTTTGTTATTTCAGTTTCTTGACATAAATCAAGTTTCTATACAAATGTCCCAAAGATTTAGTTTCTTTGCaacttgtttattatttctCTGCTGATGAAGATTCTGTTTAAACGAACGATCCTCGATGTCGTCAAATCTAAACGAGCAGATATTTTTAACCTAATTTAAGTCACTCCCTCGTTTATTCGTTTGAGTCTCATTTGTCCAATGGGATCAGTCCGAGAGTCGACATCATTCAAACCAAGTTTTGTTGATAAGTATTTGAAGACGTTTTAAAGGACGGCACATTCATAATTTATTAACGACTGTTATAAATATTCATCCTTTCATCCCGGCTGTTTCATGTTTCAGACCAGGGGGCGGGAACCTTTCTCATCGAGGCCCATTTCCATTTTATTGCGTCCTCCGAGAACTCGCTCCATTATTGAACACACTCCAGTCTGAGTCATTCTGCCGCACCCACGGAGAATCACAATGACTCACTCGTTTTAAAGGTCAACGTGCAGAACACAAGGTATTTCTGACCCTGGTGGCTGGTAAATGAAGTGCAGCCTGTAGACTCTAGGTAGGTcgcatgtgcaaacacactgacGAGAGCTGATCCTTCCCGGCacaacatatcccatgattcattgcgcttcagtgacaaacgtttttttaaaagaggtaAAGGCTGAAAAAAGTGAGGAGACAACGCTGGAAGAATTAGTTTTTAAACGCAAAGACTcaacatttgtaaaaatctgGTGAAGCAGCAGGAAGAGCAGACCTGGCGTTAGCTTAATAGTCGACTTCTAGCGAACATTAGCTGGTGTTTACAAACTCATTCTAAGCTAGCAAATGCTAGCCAACCTTATTTCTAAGCTAACCGGACTCTTAGTTAACGCTAGCTAGTGTGAGCGGACTCAATCTCTAAGCTACCTTTAGCTAATGTTGCACATGAATGCGTCTCTCAAGGAGCAGAAGAGAATCTGAGGGAAGTTCTCGCGATGTTTTTGATGATCCCGACTTGCGTTCTTTGCACCGCTGTTGACAGATGAGACGCTGAACAACCATCATGTATAAGAGGAATCACCTTTATTGTCACAAAACCACAACAGGAACGTACAAAAGCAGCAACCGCTTGGTTTGGTTGATTTTTCTCACACGAAGCAGCAACTTTTACTTTCCATACACAAAGTTGCGTGATGTTTTGCACTGTTAAGTTGGTCTTTAGTTATATAACGGACTTTGTAGTAGATTATCATTCTTCTTCACGATTCACAAACAACACTTACCCCACACAGCAAGCATCACTCTCAGTATTTAGTCGATATACAATATCATTTAAATATCTTTCCCAAGAGTTAGAATatggtttttttctcttcttcgtTATTCTGACAGTAAAAGGACCTTTACAGACCCATTTTCAACATAATACAAAAATCTATGTTACTGTACAATTTTTGTTTACTCTATCGTACGCTCACAGTTATACACAGAATTATTGACAAGAAAATGAGATCTCTGTTGAGCCAGCGTGCAGATTTCCAGGAATGTATACAGTATGCATGCCattttggatttcttttttcccacgtttaaaaaaatctcacaTAAAATCAGTTCTGTAATATAGTATTTGGGTTTATATACATGATTTCAACATCCACAAATGATTCAAACGACCACACATTCATCAAGAAACCATCGATATAGTTTAAACTGTATATTCGGGGTCGTGTACGTACACTATTGGTTATAATAGAGGAGAACAGCAACGAAATGGGGTTCTATCAGTGACGTGATGGTTTTAGAGGAAGGAGGTTATGTGCTTTTTAGAAGTGCGGCGGTAACGACCCACTCTGCCGCCGACTGGTCTCCGTGATCTCTACAACACGACGTGGTCATGGTTcgcagaaaaaaataaatcttcaacgcagaaaaataataatttacagaATAAATGTGTTACATGTTTTATGAATCCTCTTCaagtataaaaatacaaaaaaagcttgattatataaaacatagatgacacttttcttttttacatttgaataaatcaatctcttcaaaacaaaaaactaaatggtcGTTTAATATACATACAATATATCTGTGATGTGATTCAGGTTATACTTTTACTGCGCTTTTCTATTTTGTGCTAGTTTTTAATGCTATTTCTGAGACTACTAATACATTCCTTCAATGTATTAAGTGTGTACTGACACATCCGACTGcgatttcaacacacacacacacactcacagcgtCAGACTTCCCTCTGGCACAAATGTCAAACAGCACAGAGCCTGTGTGAGGAATCATTTCTCTTGTCATTTTGAATTTGCTCCATGTCACAGTTTTTCTATTTCACCGCCAAAACATCTCcactctgtatttctgtatttccaaCATGGCACATCCAGGATGTCTCTGGAACTTTTACTACAAAACACTTTGGAAGAATTTAAATCTGAATATCTACATGTTGGCTGAGTAACAAATGAGCTGTGTCCCAGTTTCATACTCACTGTGTGCAGCATTGTACGGCATCCTACATgtcagtgaaatgtgtttttcctgatAAAGCAAAATACTCTATGTACATTTCCATTTTGTGCAAAAAGAAGAAGCTATTTCATTTTCCCAATAATCAGATTTTTGGTTCCTGAGATCTTCAAAGTGTCTCGGCTCTAGAATTAGTTTTAAAAAGCGAACTCCACGTATTTCACAGATAAAGATCAGTTTACTACAAATTAGTTCAGCGCGGTGACGTCCCGTCCAATCACAGAGTCTGACTCTCATGATGATGTTGTGCCGTGTTCTGGCCTCTGACGCCTCCTCAGATTTACGGATCTGTTACTCAAACAGTCGACCTTGGGAAATATTTCATCCTCTCATTAGCACATGAAGCGAACTACCAATCCAACACAACTCAAGctgcattctgggaaatgtaaCATCCATGTGTTTGTTGGGGAGCGTGAATAAAAATCCGGATTTCTCTGTCGCTCCAGGTTTGCCCATCTTtgacaatataaaaatataaataaaatatttagccATGTTGTTTATTACATGACAATTTCTCAAATGAACTCATCTTTCAGTATCATtacttcctccatgtttccattGGTCGAACCAAAACAGAAACCAAAGTGAATCCATACGTTGTGTGGAACTGGGACACAGATATCGTGTTAgtttattaaatatgaaaatgtcagCAATGAATTTATAAAACGTgaagttaaatgtgttttaaatgaattagaTCTAAAGTGTGACGAGGCAAACATCATTTCAACCAGAACTATTGATGTGTTGTGACTTCAGGTTCGCTGCTCTGACAATCTGTTGATCTCTAACACACAGAGTCAGATAAAttcttttaaatgacaaaacCTC is a window of Paralichthys olivaceus isolate ysfri-2021 chromosome 21, ASM2471397v2, whole genome shotgun sequence DNA encoding:
- the LOC109646380 gene encoding uncharacterized protein is translated as MADVFEFDDGSVDFRPFTSCADPEDELVASLASFVKLYDRHEDRLQRCSQSFTQTVARVRETQELVPGNKTIRGVFGGVLGAVSGGIAGGVGGALGAVAATTCQKLCGEISAVGATVGFAGSVFGGVAGGVFTGSVGGAVCTTASSSLRGSVSNALWVTMGFATGGAIGGVFGGTVGAAGGAVGGGFGALQGTRFAVYVVGGAADSFKIEKRTRQEVNVMQHTGHDFSETIKPLLLELNSIKTLGEKIKSSPDVQRVARQTAETLAAATAMEKTVGDSQRVTDSTQLVEEAAKQSRRICEELKTTRTDAEKLLISLRMKQEPNKL